The genomic stretch AACTAAGTTCATGCCTTCAGCACGAAGATTTTCTAGCACAGGGGTAATGGTTTTGATTTCTTCCTCGCCCAAGTAGCCACCTTCGCCCGCGTGCGGATTGAGTCCAGCCACCATGATGGTAGGGGCTGTGATGCCAAATTTTTGAACGAGATAGGCATATAAAATGCGAATGGTATTGGTTAAACTCTCTGCCGTAATCGCTGCACTCACTTGAGTCAACGGCAAATGCGTGGTGGCAAGCGCGACACGCATCTCTCCACCAACGAGCATCATCACAACTTGTGGCGTATTGGTTTCTTCAGCTAAATATTCAGTATGGCCAGTAAAAGCAATACCTGCCTCATTGATAATGCCTTTGTGAACAGGTGCTGTCACCATCGCATCAAAGTGGTTCTGCTGGCACCCTTGAAGCGCGGTAGATAGCGTATCGAGAACATAAGCGCTATTGGCTTTATTTAAAATACCTGGAATCACAGGCTGGGCTGTGGCTTGATGCAAAACGGTTATCATTCCATTGCCAACATGAAAAGATGGCGCTTGGTCAGCTTGGTAGTTTTGAACGCCCAAGTGGATGTTGAGTGCTTTAGCGCGAGCTAACAAAGCTTCCTGGTCGGCAATCACTACGATGTTGGCGGCAATGGCTTGATGTGCCAACATGGCGCATAAATCTAAACCTATGCCTGCTGGTTCTCCAGCGGTAATAACGATGCGAGGTAAAATCTTTGCCACGTTGAGGTTTGACGCTTAGTACTTATCTTCGAGTCTTAATTCAACAAAGGCGCGGTCGCGGAGTTCGCGCACCCAGTCTTGATAAGCTTCGTCAGATTTTCTGGCACGAATCTCTTGTCTGGCTTTGATGCGGGCAGCCTCTTTGGACATGTCTTGATTGCGTCGTTCCAGAACTTGGATAACGTGCAAGCCGAATTGCGTTTTGATGATGTTGCTAATTTCACCAAGCGCTAATACGTTCATAGTTTTTTCAAACTCGGGCACCGTATCCCCAGGATTCACCCAAGACAAGTCGCCACCACTTTTCGCTGAGCCATCATCCGAGTATTGGCGAGCTAAATCTTCAAATTTTTCTCCGTTATCTAGACGCTCTTTAATGCTTGCCATTCGGGTAAGTGCGTCTTTTTCAGAGACAATTTCACTGAATTTGATGAGGATATGGCGGACATGCGTCTGATTAACCACAAGGGGCGATGAACCGCCGCGACGATTGGTGACCTTGAGAATATGAAAGCCATTTGGACTGCGAAGGATTTGACTCATCTCGCCAGCTTTCAGTGGTTTGAGTGCTTCAAGAAATAACGCTGGAATCTGCGCGCCATTTTTCCAGCCAAGACTGCCGCCTTCGAGGGCGTTCGGGGCATCAGAGAAGCCTGCTGAGATTTTTGCGAAGTCTTTTCCTGATTGCAGTTGCGCTAGCGCATCTTCTGCTTTTGCGCGAAGTTTTTTCAAATCCTCTGGGGCGGTATCTTCGGCCGCACGAATTAAGATATGGGCAATTTCATACTCGTCTGAGGTGTTTGAGGCTGACTGGAGTGAAATGAAACTGTCAATTTCAGATTCTGTAATATTAATGCGGTTGTCAACTTCACGTTCGCGCAAGCGGGCTAGGGTAATTTCGTTTCGGATGTCTTCACGAAATTTTCGGTATTGAATACCATCGTCGAGTAAAGCTTTTTTAAATGCGGGGATGTCCATTTTATTTTGCCCAGCAATACGTTCGATGGTTTTATCTAACTGGTTGTCATCAATGCGCAGGCCAGTTTGGCTGGCAAATTGCAACTGCAATCTATCTGTAATCATCCGCTCAAGAATCTGCTTTTCGAGAATTGTTGGTGGTGGAAGTTCTGTACCTTGTTTTTCTAATTGGGCAGTCACGCTTTTAATGCGGTCAGCTAACTCTTTTTCTGTTATCACTACTTGATCAACAATAGCAACGATGCGATCCATTTTGACGATTTCAGTTTTTTTGTCCGACTCAGCGTGCACTACTGACGTCAGCAAAACCAGACCAATCAAAAGGGCGAATGACTGTTTTAATTTAATGATTTTTTGCATTTTACTCATTGTATAGTTGTCGATAATTATCAGGGAGAAGGCCACTGCTCTTGTAGCCAGGAATATTTCGATTAATCAATTGTAGCGGATTTGAACCGATCGATGCGATTCCGCCAAGCTCTAATTGGAAAAACATCGCAAAGTTAGCATCGGCTGTTGCGGTTTGTACGCGCTGAACAACGAATCGAGATTGCCAACAGCCTGCATCATACTCAATCCCTGCAAGGCCTTCGATCATTGAGCCTTCACGAATGGAGTAGTTTGCCCGCGCCAAACCATAGTAGCCTCGGCCCAGGGGCCATTGTGTTGAGGCGTTAATTTGCTCTAGATTGTTTTGTGTAAAACGATAACTTAAGTTGAGCACTTTGCCGGGTTCCGGATTGTATCTTGTGCCGATATTGCCCTTCACTGTCTCGCCTGTGTTGTTGTTATATTGCCAAGCAGCGTCAATATTCCATTTATTCACGAGCCTTGCAGTTGCTGCGGCCACAATGTCGGAGCTAGCTCCAAAGCGTAAAACTTCGTTAGGCAAACCTACCTTTTGGTCTTCAAAATAAAAGCGTTGTCCAATGGATGTCGCAAATCGTTGTTCGCCGGTATTGGCATCAATGAGGCGCGAACTTAAAGACATACTCATCTGGTTGGCGTTATTAATACGATCGCCACCGGTGTATTGATTTTCAATAAACATTGTTCCCATGTTGAGGTCGGCAATGCCGGTATCAAACACAGGCAGGCGTGATTGATCTTGGTATGGAATGTAAACATAGAAAAGCCTTGGTTCCAATGTTTGCGTGTAGTTTCTGCTGACAATTCGCGTGTCACGCTCAAAGAATAATCCACTATCTAAGCTCACAATCGGCAAGGTACGGTCAGCCGTTTTATCATAGGCGGATGCCGATAAAGGATCGATGCTATCCAAGCTGTAGCTTGTGTAATTAATTCCAATTTTTGGCGTGATATAACCATAAGGCCTGACCATGGGGATGCTAATGCTTGGGTAAGTGCTAAAGCGGGTACCAGCCTTCACGGCTCGGCTTGAACTTGGGTCAGATTCAAAGCGCGTTAACTGGTTTTGTATGCGACTTGTGCCCCAATCCCAATCTTTGGACCCATTAAGTGTCATCTGAGGCATGCGTTGGTATGGATATGAAATTTTATCGAGTGTTTGGTACTTTTGTGCCAAGGCACCAAATTGCCAAACGTCGCCAGCGTAATTGATATTAGCTTGTTGGAGTAAGTTGACTTTACTGGTGGTAATAATGTGAGTGGATAGATCTGAAAAATATTGATCGTCGGAGACTTTTTGTGCATCAATGCCAGCTGTCCATCCATCGCCAAAATTATGCTGATGTTTAATTTTTGCAAAATAACGCTGATTATTCGTGATGTCGTCCGAAGGCAAATACTCAGCCGCTAGAATACCGGCATAGTTTTCTTCCAAGTAACGAAGCTCACCTTGCCCCTGAAGGCCTCGCTTACTCAAATAGCGACTGGCAATGGTGGCATCCATGTTGGGTGAAATGTTCCAATAAAAAGGTGTTAATACCTCAAAGCCACTCTTTGTGGTGGTGCCCCATGTGGGCGCTAGTAATCCTGATTTTCGTTGATTGGCATATGGGAAATTAATCCAAGGCGTATACAAAATAGGCACGCCTTTAAATTCAACAGTGGCATTCGTAGCAACGGCTGTTTTGGTTTCGTCATTAATTTTAAGCTGACCTGATTTGATATACCAATCGTCAGAGCCGACTTCGCAAGTGGTGTAGCGAGATTTAAGCAATCGCTTCTTGGAGTCGCCCTCGAAAAATAGCATTTCGGCATCGCCGCGTGAGCTTACTTTTTTCGCTTCAGTATTGTCTGTATTTTCTAGACCTAGGACTGGCTTAGTTTCTCCATTGACTGGCATCATGTTGCGATCGACCACACCAGATAAAAGATCATTATTCAAGCCTGGATTTTGCCCGTAAAGTTTGTCTCCCAAAGCCCCTAAAGGAGAAATCTTGATGAGTGGTTTGTACATAAAGAAAGAGGCGTTAGGCATCTCGCCAGTATTGTCATCAATATTGAGATGAAATGACGGACCTTTGACCAGGCTGTCTGGCCCTTCCATAGAGGCGTGCCCAGCTGAGTGCGTAGCGTGATTTTGTGAGTCAAACTCAATCCGGTCGCCAAGAATGACGTTGGAGCCTGTTTTTAGAGATGCATTACCCAAAGAAGTCATGGTTCTATCAAGCTGAACTTCTAGTCGATCCCCCTCGATAATTACTCCACCGTTGGCAAGCATCTCGTTTTCGGCATCTGCTTGTTTTTTAAATGTGAGTGGATCAATTTCAGCAATATCAGTTGTTTTGTTGAGTACGTCAAAATTGTTGATGCTTTTACTCATGCGTAACTTGATGCGCAAATCCACTTTTGGAATGGAGGCTTGCTTTTCGCTATCAGAGGGAGCTGTGATGGGTAGCATCACTTGGTCAAGTTTTAGCGCAATTGGATTATCGTTATTCGTGTTGTTTTCAGTCAGCTTGGCATCCTCGGCACAAGCGAGTTCAGGCCTCAAGATGGCGAGCATTGCAGTAAAAATAAATGAGATAAATTTCAATATTAGTATTCGCGGATATTAAAGTGAGCGCGGGTTTCTTTTTGGGTGATAAAATCGCAC from Candidatus Methylopumilus turicensis encodes the following:
- the pdxA gene encoding 4-hydroxythreonine-4-phosphate dehydrogenase PdxA; the protein is MAKILPRIVITAGEPAGIGLDLCAMLAHQAIAANIVVIADQEALLARAKALNIHLGVQNYQADQAPSFHVGNGMITVLHQATAQPVIPGILNKANSAYVLDTLSTALQGCQQNHFDAMVTAPVHKGIINEAGIAFTGHTEYLAEETNTPQVVMMLVGGEMRVALATTHLPLTQVSAAITAESLTNTIRILYAYLVQKFGITAPTIMVAGLNPHAGEGGYLGEEEIKTITPVLENLRAEGMNLVGPMPADTMFSQKNIAHTDAFLAMYHDQGLAVLKHASFGEGVNVTLGLPIIRTSVDHGTALDLAGKGNIEIGSLLAAINLAIELAHTKNNQAA
- a CDS encoding peptidylprolyl isomerase, which codes for MQKIIKLKQSFALLIGLVLLTSVVHAESDKKTEIVKMDRIVAIVDQVVITEKELADRIKSVTAQLEKQGTELPPPTILEKQILERMITDRLQLQFASQTGLRIDDNQLDKTIERIAGQNKMDIPAFKKALLDDGIQYRKFREDIRNEITLARLREREVDNRINITESEIDSFISLQSASNTSDEYEIAHILIRAAEDTAPEDLKKLRAKAEDALAQLQSGKDFAKISAGFSDAPNALEGGSLGWKNGAQIPALFLEALKPLKAGEMSQILRSPNGFHILKVTNRRGGSSPLVVNQTHVRHILIKFSEIVSEKDALTRMASIKERLDNGEKFEDLARQYSDDGSAKSGGDLSWVNPGDTVPEFEKTMNVLALGEISNIIKTQFGLHVIQVLERRNQDMSKEAARIKARQEIRARKSDEAYQDWVRELRDRAFVELRLEDKY
- a CDS encoding LPS-assembly protein LptD, which codes for MLANGGVIIEGDRLEVQLDRTMTSLGNASLKTGSNVILGDRIEFDSQNHATHSAGHASMEGPDSLVKGPSFHLNIDDNTGEMPNASFFMYKPLIKISPLGALGDKLYGQNPGLNNDLLSGVVDRNMMPVNGETKPVLGLENTDNTEAKKVSSRGDAEMLFFEGDSKKRLLKSRYTTCEVGSDDWYIKSGQLKINDETKTAVATNATVEFKGVPILYTPWINFPYANQRKSGLLAPTWGTTTKSGFEVLTPFYWNISPNMDATIASRYLSKRGLQGQGELRYLEENYAGILAAEYLPSDDITNNQRYFAKIKHQHNFGDGWTAGIDAQKVSDDQYFSDLSTHIITTSKVNLLQQANINYAGDVWQFGALAQKYQTLDKISYPYQRMPQMTLNGSKDWDWGTSRIQNQLTRFESDPSSSRAVKAGTRFSTYPSISIPMVRPYGYITPKIGINYTSYSLDSIDPLSASAYDKTADRTLPIVSLDSGLFFERDTRIVSRNYTQTLEPRLFYVYIPYQDQSRLPVFDTGIADLNMGTMFIENQYTGGDRINNANQMSMSLSSRLIDANTGEQRFATSIGQRFYFEDQKVGLPNEVLRFGASSDIVAAATARLVNKWNIDAAWQYNNNTGETVKGNIGTRYNPEPGKVLNLSYRFTQNNLEQINASTQWPLGRGYYGLARANYSIREGSMIEGLAGIEYDAGCWQSRFVVQRVQTATADANFAMFFQLELGGIASIGSNPLQLINRNIPGYKSSGLLPDNYRQLYNE